A window of the Candidatus Hydrogenedentota bacterium genome harbors these coding sequences:
- a CDS encoding oligosaccharide flippase family protein gives MNGTADSARTPNPSPRAGAWTRAFGLVLLLRVGAAGLAFAATALVGRLLGDAVLGRLGLLLAVMDVAAGLAGPALDATLVRFAAQKITPELDGALPYFQRMFRAKLVVALGVLVFGALLAQPVLSYVIAPSSGRWDGAGGVVLAFAGAAVVTLLGFVQAYYQAYLRMARYALLEFANSALRLVLVACVLAAVPAPSASLLLSAYVASSALVAVGGYARLPRAVFRKCSSEAVSLREPLRFAGWVMVAAACTALAQRADVFILGMVGVAGRAIGQYVAAFTMARLGDLAIMTLFSVLLPRASALDSRGAFRQFLNRFVPVTLAALAGCIPVYLAARWAVPAVFGAEFAEAGVLCGILSLGVLASFGAAPAGAAIYGMGRSGFVAALEALKLAGVVAAGAAAARQHGVLGMAWTVTAVRVTIGMLTYLCAYRAAGNYGQRPSGRGERLP, from the coding sequence GTGAACGGCACTGCCGACAGCGCGCGCACACCAAACCCGTCCCCGCGAGCGGGCGCGTGGACCCGCGCATTCGGACTCGTCCTGTTGCTTCGGGTGGGTGCAGCCGGTCTCGCGTTTGCCGCGACGGCTCTGGTAGGGAGGCTGCTGGGCGATGCTGTCCTGGGCCGTCTCGGATTGCTGCTGGCCGTTATGGACGTGGCGGCGGGTTTGGCGGGCCCGGCGCTTGACGCCACGCTGGTGCGGTTCGCGGCGCAGAAGATCACCCCCGAGCTCGACGGCGCGCTGCCCTATTTTCAGCGGATGTTCCGCGCAAAGCTCGTTGTGGCGCTCGGGGTGCTCGTGTTCGGCGCGTTGCTGGCGCAGCCGGTATTGTCGTATGTGATCGCGCCCTCGTCGGGGCGTTGGGACGGTGCGGGCGGCGTAGTGCTCGCGTTTGCAGGGGCGGCGGTGGTCACCCTGCTGGGGTTTGTCCAAGCCTACTATCAGGCGTACCTGCGGATGGCCCGGTACGCGCTGCTCGAGTTTGCGAACAGCGCGCTGCGGCTGGTGCTGGTGGCGTGCGTGCTTGCGGCTGTACCAGCGCCTTCCGCGTCCCTCCTGTTGAGCGCCTATGTGGCCAGTTCGGCGCTGGTGGCGGTTGGAGGGTATGCCCGGCTGCCGCGCGCTGTGTTTCGCAAATGCTCCTCGGAGGCGGTTTCGCTCCGGGAGCCGCTTCGTTTCGCGGGATGGGTGATGGTGGCCGCGGCCTGCACGGCCCTCGCGCAACGGGCGGACGTCTTCATCCTGGGCATGGTGGGAGTGGCGGGCAGAGCGATTGGCCAGTATGTGGCGGCGTTCACCATGGCGCGGCTGGGCGACCTGGCTATCATGACGCTGTTCAGTGTCCTGCTTCCCCGGGCGAGTGCGCTGGATTCGCGGGGAGCGTTCCGTCAGTTCCTGAACCGCTTCGTGCCGGTAACTCTGGCGGCGCTGGCGGGTTGCATCCCGGTGTATTTGGCGGCGCGGTGGGCGGTACCGGCGGTCTTCGGCGCCGAGTTCGCCGAGGCCGGCGTACTGTGCGGCATCTTGTCGTTGGGCGTGCTGGCATCGTTTGGCGCGGCCCCGGCGGGCGCCGCCATATACGGGATGGGCCGTTCGGGCTTTGTGGCGGCCCTCGAGGCTCTCAAGCTGGCCGGCGTCGTAGCGGCCGGTGCGGCAGCGGCCCGGCAGCACGGGGTACTCGGAATGGCATGGACCGTTACCGCGGTTCGCGTTACAATAGGGATGTTGACGTACCTTTGCGCGTATCGCGCCGCGGGGAATTACGGGCAAAGGCCGAGTGGCAGGGGAGAGCGTTTGCCGTGA